A window of the Chiloscyllium plagiosum isolate BGI_BamShark_2017 chromosome 13, ASM401019v2, whole genome shotgun sequence genome harbors these coding sequences:
- the LOC122555685 gene encoding lactosylceramide 4-alpha-galactosyltransferase-like isoform X1 yields MASCGHKVTMEESVLILKSWHKALVLILIISSIVYYYVFEFKPLKLKYPFPKKASRLAIRLSQSDAIREPGIMFVQTSNDVAPSPLAMCSIESAARQNRNKTIYFLMSGFNGNISAYREPEYKAISLLSSFENVIILPLNPKELFNNTPLAGWYEKVDPNLEQYWFHVLSDGCRIALLWKFGGIYLDTDIISIKPLEFQNFICAQSSNYANGAALGFNRSHSFIRKCLKDYIENYNGAAWGQQGPDLMTRMLKKWCETDNLDNFLNRQCKGILYLSSNWFYPVPYTDWERYFEPDTWEGNSKEIEHEFSKTRGVHVWNFLSGGQNNHFKGSRSLMEYFFSKYCPRTYNFLPD; encoded by the exons tgaCCATGGAGGAATCAGTTCTAATTTTGAAAAGTTGGCACAAAGCCTTGGTACTTATCCTAATCATTAGTTCCATTGTCTACTATTATGTCTTTGAGTTTAAACCTTTAAAGCTCAAATACCCCTTCCCGAAAAAAGCTTCAAGACTTGCAATACGTTTGAGTCAATCAGACGCAATCAGAGAGCCTGGAATTATGTTTGTACAGACCTCCAATGATGTAGCACCTTCCCCGTTGGCCATGTGCAGCATTGAATCAGCAGCTAGACAAAACCGAAACAAAACCATTTATTTCCTCATGAGTGGTTTCAATGGGAATATATCTGCGTATCGAGAACCTGAGTACAAAGCCATCTCTTTGCTTTCTTCATTCGAGAATGTCATCATCTTGCCCTTGAATCCTAAAGAATTGTTCAACAACACACCCTTGGCTGGATGGTATGAGAAG GTGGATCCCAACTTGGAACAATATTGGTTCCATGTGCTCTCTGATGGTTGTCGGATAGCCTTGCTGTGGAAGTTCGGGGGCATCTATCTGGACACGGATATCATTTCAATCAAACCCTTGGAGTTCCAGAACTTCATCTGTGCACAATCAAGTAATTATGCAAATGGTGCAGCTTTGGGATTTAACCGCTctcattccttcatcaggaagtgcttAAAGGATTATATTGAGAATTATAATGGAGCAGCTTGGGGTCAGCAGGGTCCAGATCTGATGACCCGAATGTTGAAGAAATGGTGTGAGACTGATAATCTGGATAACTTTCTGAATAGACAATGCAAAGGGATCCTGTACCTGTCCAGCAACTGGTTCTACCCTGTTCCATACACCGATTGGGAAAGGTACTTTGAACCAGATACATGGGAAGggaacagtaaagaaattgaaCATGAATTCTCAAAGACACGAGGGGTACACGTCTGGAATTTTTTAAGTGGTGGTCAGAATAATCACTTCAAAGGAAGTCGATCACTCATGGAGTATTTCtttagcaaatattgtccaaGAACATACAATTTTCTCCCAGATTGA
- the LOC122555685 gene encoding lactosylceramide 4-alpha-galactosyltransferase-like isoform X2, translating into MEESVLILKSWHKALVLILIISSIVYYYVFEFKPLKLKYPFPKKASRLAIRLSQSDAIREPGIMFVQTSNDVAPSPLAMCSIESAARQNRNKTIYFLMSGFNGNISAYREPEYKAISLLSSFENVIILPLNPKELFNNTPLAGWYEKVDPNLEQYWFHVLSDGCRIALLWKFGGIYLDTDIISIKPLEFQNFICAQSSNYANGAALGFNRSHSFIRKCLKDYIENYNGAAWGQQGPDLMTRMLKKWCETDNLDNFLNRQCKGILYLSSNWFYPVPYTDWERYFEPDTWEGNSKEIEHEFSKTRGVHVWNFLSGGQNNHFKGSRSLMEYFFSKYCPRTYNFLPD; encoded by the exons ATGGAGGAATCAGTTCTAATTTTGAAAAGTTGGCACAAAGCCTTGGTACTTATCCTAATCATTAGTTCCATTGTCTACTATTATGTCTTTGAGTTTAAACCTTTAAAGCTCAAATACCCCTTCCCGAAAAAAGCTTCAAGACTTGCAATACGTTTGAGTCAATCAGACGCAATCAGAGAGCCTGGAATTATGTTTGTACAGACCTCCAATGATGTAGCACCTTCCCCGTTGGCCATGTGCAGCATTGAATCAGCAGCTAGACAAAACCGAAACAAAACCATTTATTTCCTCATGAGTGGTTTCAATGGGAATATATCTGCGTATCGAGAACCTGAGTACAAAGCCATCTCTTTGCTTTCTTCATTCGAGAATGTCATCATCTTGCCCTTGAATCCTAAAGAATTGTTCAACAACACACCCTTGGCTGGATGGTATGAGAAG GTGGATCCCAACTTGGAACAATATTGGTTCCATGTGCTCTCTGATGGTTGTCGGATAGCCTTGCTGTGGAAGTTCGGGGGCATCTATCTGGACACGGATATCATTTCAATCAAACCCTTGGAGTTCCAGAACTTCATCTGTGCACAATCAAGTAATTATGCAAATGGTGCAGCTTTGGGATTTAACCGCTctcattccttcatcaggaagtgcttAAAGGATTATATTGAGAATTATAATGGAGCAGCTTGGGGTCAGCAGGGTCCAGATCTGATGACCCGAATGTTGAAGAAATGGTGTGAGACTGATAATCTGGATAACTTTCTGAATAGACAATGCAAAGGGATCCTGTACCTGTCCAGCAACTGGTTCTACCCTGTTCCATACACCGATTGGGAAAGGTACTTTGAACCAGATACATGGGAAGggaacagtaaagaaattgaaCATGAATTCTCAAAGACACGAGGGGTACACGTCTGGAATTTTTTAAGTGGTGGTCAGAATAATCACTTCAAAGGAAGTCGATCACTCATGGAGTATTTCtttagcaaatattgtccaaGAACATACAATTTTCTCCCAGATTGA